The region CCATCGTGGTAAAACTGTATTACTTTGAGTTCCAATGTCTTATGACACTACTGTGACGACACCTTGTACTTTAGTCGTTACTTTTTGTGGTTCAGTACATATGCCTAGTTCGATATACATACGCTTCAGTATATATCTATATATCTGGTCCGGTATAGTGAGGGTATATGTGTAGCTTCAGACTAGACCATACCCTTTAaatgtattattatttttgtcttttaattttttcgtaatatattataaaaaaattatattgggGCCGCTTATGTTTAGAAGCTCTATACGACCGCATCACCCCTATGCCCTAGGGCCACCACTGAAAAATAGTGGTGGCGATTCTTTAAAGTATTTGATTAAATTTACATTAAGTGGTGGTAATTCGTTAAAGTAGTTGGTTAATTTCATATTCATGCTATCAAACAATCAAGGATGAATACAAAAGTCATTCATTTTAAAATGGCATGTAAATataataaaacttttaaaacattggAGTATATGTAACTATAATGCCCATCCAAGTGTAGCCTGGGCAGCCAAAAGCACGAGCTGGTTGTGCAGCTCTACTTGCTATCTGAAATTACAAAAAAGCACACAAAATAAAGTAGAAGGGCGAAATGTGCCATATACGCTTTTATTAGTCACACGAAAAAAAacgccgttgccggggatcgaacccgggtcacCCGCGTGACAGGCGGGAATACTTACCACTATACTACAACGACAAGTTTTGCTTGTAAATCATCTTCTAAATTATTGAAATAGAATAAACGGTCGAGGGATTTACGATTAATTGACCAACATATGACACtattttctttttcaattaaaataaaaaattagtcaaataacataataagcataaacagtacaCATATGTTGATTTATGGCTTATTTGGTGATAAGTTAATTGAGTATCTTCAGTATTGAAATATAATGacatatatttttttgtataaaCGTCAGTTTGACAATCTAATCGACAAAAAATACATGGTTACTTAAGCAGTTAAGCGATTCTTAAAAAAACTTAACTAAAAAGACAATTAAGAATTACTACCCTATATTAGTCAATTAACTTATGTTAAATGCCGTTAACTTTAACGGAAAAGCTGCTTTCTTAGTCCATTTTCACACGCCAGACGTTTCAATTATTATGACGGATCCCGTATTTTAACGCCTCCACCAATTTCCCCTCTCCGTCGAAAAACCCAATTCCACCTCTTCCGATCTCCCCGGTCCCTTTTTCTCTCCCAAAAATCCTGATTATTCAATCGATAGAATCTAGCAATTCATCAAATCCAGAAGAAATTTCTCAAGTTTTACTGTAAATTGATTTAATTGGGTTTGTTTCTGTCCAATGGATCGGAGGCGGACGGAGAGTCCGGTGTATACAAGGCAGTGGAGCGGTGGTTCTAGCAGCACTGGTTCATCGTCTCCGGCGATGTCTCCGGCGCATCCTCAGTCGAGGTTAGGTCAACCTTCTGGATATTCAACGATTAAGAGGACACAGAACGTTGCTGCGAAAGCTGCGGCGCAGCGTTTGGCGCAAGTCATGGCTTCACAGACTGTTGATGACGACGACGAGGATGATGATGATCTAGGGTTCCGGTTTGCTGCTCCGACCTCCTTTGGGAATAACAGTGCTAATAATAATGGCAGTGGCAGTGCTCTCTCTGGTGTTTCCTTCGGTAAACCAAATAGATCGCCGTCACCTGCGGTAAGTCAAAACAACTCGTTTCGTTCTGCGTTGGTGTATTTGAATTGCGTTTCGTATTTTATATGTTTGAGTTTAAGTTTCAAAACCGTTTCTTTGTTAGTTTGATCACATTCTTTCTCGAACTTTGTTGATTTAGAATTAAATGAATTGTGTGTCTTTGTGTTACGTGCACCAATAACTGCCCCATTTAATCTAGAGCTATATAAACAAGAATCCAGATCCCAATTTATTCTCCTGTAATCTAACATTAGTGACAATACCTATTAAGGGTAATtcctttttatattttgtttgttCTGTGTTGATGTTCCAAGCACTTTCTTCTGCTCCTATGTAGTTAGGTCGGAACTTTATGGAGCACACTCCTACTACTCGCTCCACATCAGCTGGAAGGCCATCTGTATCTGTTCGATCAGGACAAGTTGTGCCACCTAGTAGACCATCTTTGAGACATCCTGGTCCTATTCCACCCCCAATAGAACCTCCTACTGGCACCAGACTCAGTCAAAATAGGTAACAAATGCATGTACATGTTTGTCTCCAGACTCTATGACAACATATTTAATCTGTGACCTCACAAGTCTACATATGTAGGTTTACAAAGGATATTGGACGTGTAGATAAAGATATGGGAGGTCAGCATGAGGCATCTGCTCTTCGTGATGAAGTATGACTACACATAATGTCTTGATACTTATTAGGAATTTGTTAAAGAACATGTAATCTTACTTATTAGTGGTTAATTGCAGCTGGATATGCTACAAGAAGAGCATGATGTCATTATAGATAAGGTGATTCCATCCTTTTGGTTCCTTTATCGATCCCAATTATATTAGTATAAACAACATAGAGACAGTTGTAGAattatgtttacttgtatttcaGCTTCGTGCTGTAGAAGAAAAACGTGAGGAAGCAGAGGCCAGGGCTAGGGAGCTGGAGAaacaggtatatatatatataatcattattatTCAGAAACAGTGTTACCAAATAGTTATATTATATTCATTTGAAAATCTTGTATTCTATAGGTGGCTTCTCTAGGAGAAGGGGTATCTTTGGAAGCCAAATTATTGAGCAGGTAAATCTTGAACAACAGGCTGTCACTAAGTTTCAATGCATAACACTCAGATTCTGATGTAATTTATGTCATTACAGGAAAGAAGCAGCAATACGTCAAAGAGAGGTAAATTGAATACATAAAATTTACTTATCTAGGATTTAAGGAATTGTATCATTTGATCAACTTTTCTTTGAAAGATTAAATAAGTTTTTCTATAATGGAAAATTAGGCTGCTCTAAAAGCTGCACAACAGTCTAGGGATGGAAGAGATGTAGAAGTTTCTAACCTTCGTGCAGAACTTGAGGTAATACATGATAGATTTTTTAGTCTCTAGATTTCTTTATTTTATTAATGCTGATTATTTTCTCCCCTCTTTTGTCTGTTTGAATCAGCACTTAAAAGAAGAAACAGCAGGTGCCATGGATCAGCTAAGGGAAGCTGAATCTGAAGCAAAAGCCCTTCGCACAATGACACAAAGAATGGTTTTGACTCATGAGGAAATGGTACGCTTGAATTTATATTTGATGGGTTTTccgagggtatttttgtcatttttgttTCCTTGTTTTGGAATTTGTTCAGGAAGAGGTGGTTTTAAAAAGGTGTTGGCTTTCTCGCTATTGGGGTTTAGCTGTGCAACATGGTAATCATCTTCCCAAAAATGGACACTTTGTTTCATTGAATGTTGTTTTTTGTTATGAATATGATGCCTTGTCTTTGTTGTTTTTAAGGTATATGTGCTGACATAGCGGGATCAAAGCATGAGCATTGGTCCTCATTTGCACCTCTACCATTTGAAGTTGTAATTTCAGCTGGACAAAAGGCGAGAGAGGATTCTTGGCATGGTGGCAAGTTCACTAACCTGACAAATGACAATTATGACCTTCTTCTTGTTTCATTacatttataaaattatttttaatttgttaATTATGGAATGAAAACAGGTGATGATGATTCTGATAGGCGAAAACTTGTTCGTGACATCAATGACCTAACTGGGGAAGGAAACATCGAGAGTATGCTTTCAGTTGAAATGGGTTTGAGGGAAATGGCTTCCTTAAAGGTCTCTTCAACAGAAATACACTGAATTTTTtggttataaatttaaattattcttTGAATgtgttttaatatttttatttgaaggTTGAAGATGCTGTTGCTTTGTCATTGGCTCAACAACGTCGTCCAAATTTAGTCCGCCAATCCATCCCTGGTATACTATTTTTTATTTGgattaaatttaatataaaataaataaattccaTTTTCTATTTTGTATAAAATTTAACATCAAAATGTTTACCATGCAGATCCAAAATCTCCGGGTGATTCCAAGTTTATGGAGGGATTTGGTAATGTTTCAAGTGTATAAAATTTGTGCTTTTATCATTGTATTCAAATTTCGACTAAATTTAGCTGTGCTCCACTTGTATTGCAGAGTTAAGTCTTGAGGAGGCTGAGGATGTCTCTTTCAAAGAGGTTAGtttatcttatttgttttatCTTTTGTTTGTTTTCCAATAATACCCCCTGTTGGCATATTACTTATTATATATGACATGATATTGTATTGTTGGTAAAGGCTTGGCTGACATATTTTTGGAGAAGAGCCAAAGTTCATGGTGTAGAAGAGGATATAGCGGAAGATAGGCTTCACTTTTGGATTAGTCGCAGTGCAACTTCCCCCACTTCTCATGATGCCGTTGATggtaaaaaagttaaaaaaaaaaaaaaaaaaaaaacattatactCATCtacataaatatttattttaataaaaaaaataatatgattttgcAGTTGAAAGAGGGTTAACGGAACTGAGGAAGTTGGGAATAGAACAGCAGCTCTGGGAAGCTTCTCGCAGGGAAATAGACCAGTCATCATCTTTACCAGTCCAAAATtcaggagaagaagaagaagacgccACTTTGTAATTCATTTTTATTTCGTTCAATTTCTTATtgcaaaaaaagttaaaaaagaaaatgaaatttttgctgTTTGAGTGttgataaaatgaaaactatGAGAGTTTGTTCCAAGTTTTTTTTTCCCCATGATGTATAATATAGAACCGATAGATACATGTATGTAGTTACGGTATCTATTATATATAAGTCCCGACAATATTTGATTGTTTGAACCAATTGAGGCTGGTTTGTAATTGTAATGTATGCATATaaattgttttattaaaaaaataaaatagattGTAATATTAGTTAGTAGTATAGTTTTTATGTAACTATTTGATAAATTTAACAACTGTATCGAATTTtggtaaaataaaaaacatattctTCCATTTGAACTCGGTAAAAAAAGGCTCTACGTTTGATTTTATCCGGTTCAAGGCTTGAACTGAACCGCTTTTTCACTCATAAGTCCTaacttaaaaaaacatatatagtacttaagttttttttttttttaacatattaaaacaattaaaattatgTATAGGGTTCACGTTCAGTTTTAACTTTTAAGACCTGTAAGTTAGGACTATGCTAGACTTCTAGTttgtgaactcctcaaatggcaAAATGTGCAACCATCTTCGTTAAAACTGAAAAAAacgccgttgccggggatcgaacccgggtcacCCGCGTGACAGGCGGGAATACTTACCACTATACTACAACGACAACTTTTGTttgtaaatcatgttataaatataaaaacatgGTAAAATAGAATAACAACTTGAACAGTAAGAAAGCAAAAAATCCCAGGCGTGCTAAAAAATATatctattttaaaatttttaattttgtaGAAAGTGATTAGAAAAAATGGcttattatcttttttttttccccCTAATTTAATGTATCACTAATTAATTGATCTTCCTCTCTCACAATGAGTTTGTGACTATTTGATGTGGGATGTGGACTTGTTAGGGTTACCTAGATTCAGTCATTCAACCAACCTTTTTGGGCTTTGTGATAAAACATTAACTCACTAAATATGTTAGGATgctattttaacaaatgataacCAGAATAAAGGAAACATAAGCAATTGGAGGTGTATATCTGGTCAAAACTAGGATATCAAAACTAAACGTAATGGCAAAACCAAAATAGCGAATCTGCAAGAAAAGCAATTATAAACCGTTGGATTCTCATTTCTAAAATATTTAAAACTAGTTTTTCTTCCCTCTCTACTTGTTAAAAAGCAATGAATGTTTGAAGACAAATATATTTCCATATCCATCTACACCCAAGTTCACGAGCGTACAAGAAAAGTAGTAATGATGATTGTACctttttaaaaaacatatttataaatCAGACAACGACGTGGAGTACCTCAAAAATTAATTTACACAAAAcatattataagatattatcgatAGTCTTACATTCAGCCGGATATCGATTATAATGTTTGAGATTAACTATACACATTTAAAATATATCCCttttagtttgtttttttttctcataatatatattaCTATTAGAAACTTAATAATAATTGATTATAAATAATAAAGGTTatgttttaataaaataatatgacaATCTTAATATTTGTTACCGAATGGCTCTTGGCCTAGTAGTACCAAGGAGTTGGAAATGTGTCACTCCCTTAAAACTCCCTTAAAAACTAAGGGTTCAAGTCTCGTTATGGACAATTAAATAGTTTAAGAGTATGATTTAGTGGATGGATGTGTTACCTTTAAAAAAAAGATCCTAGtatttgttattttattattgagatattgaaaatgttataaaaaaacatCAATAAAAGTATATGATTACAAGACATGACAAATAGAATTCAAAATAGGTTATTGAATAATTATTTAAGCAAGGATGTATGTATGGTGCACCAAAATGTTTTTGAATCCAAATCATACTACACCAAAATGTTTTTGAATCCAAATCatactaaaatagtgtatagtacCAGCTTCAAAAGTTTATTGAAACAAACATCTATAAACTTAAGTGTAACGCCAAAAGATTCGAGTTAGacatttaagataaaataaataatCTTAGCTAAAAATGTAGTAGTCATAATGATTATCTCAGAGATATAAGGAACgattaaatctgacttcgtatgaataaGTTATGTTTCTTCGAAGTTTCGTTATTAAACTGACACGATTATTTTCGTCGTAAATAGTGAACAAAGATATGTTGGTTTTTAGCCCAGGTAATCCAAACGAAAGTAGTAGTAATCGTAAAAACGAactcgtgcatatagagaacgtccaaatctaacttcatatgatgaaattataatttttcgaagtttcagtataGGAGTATGCGACATAGAAaccgaattttagatcggttgattgttaggcaaaacaatataaacgagaatcgaagatctcatgaATAAGAGTATGTTAATATAAAAACAGTCGAGAATGGATGTCGTATGGAAGA is a window of Lactuca sativa cultivar Salinas chromosome 1, Lsat_Salinas_v11, whole genome shotgun sequence DNA encoding:
- the LOC111920184 gene encoding coiled-coil domain-containing protein SCD2 isoform X1 yields the protein MDRRRTESPVYTRQWSGGSSSTGSSSPAMSPAHPQSRLGQPSGYSTIKRTQNVAAKAAAQRLAQVMASQTVDDDDEDDDDLGFRFAAPTSFGNNSANNNGSGSALSGVSFGKPNRSPSPALGRNFMEHTPTTRSTSAGRPSVSVRSGQVVPPSRPSLRHPGPIPPPIEPPTGTRLSQNRFTKDIGRVDKDMGGQHEASALRDELDMLQEEHDVIIDKLRAVEEKREEAEARARELEKQVASLGEGVSLEAKLLSRKEAAIRQREAALKAAQQSRDGRDVEVSNLRAELEHLKEETAGAMDQLREAESEAKALRTMTQRMVLTHEEMEEVVLKRCWLSRYWGLAVQHGICADIAGSKHEHWSSFAPLPFEVVISAGQKAREDSWHGGDDDSDRRKLVRDINDLTGEGNIESMLSVEMGLREMASLKVEDAVALSLAQQRRPNLVRQSIPDPKSPGDSKFMEGFELSLEEAEDVSFKEAWLTYFWRRAKVHGVEEDIAEDRLHFWISRSATSPTSHDAVDVERGLTELRKLGIEQQLWEASRREIDQSSSLPVQNSGEEEEDATL
- the LOC111920184 gene encoding coiled-coil domain-containing protein SCD2 isoform X2; the encoded protein is MEHTPTTRSTSAGRPSVSVRSGQVVPPSRPSLRHPGPIPPPIEPPTGTRLSQNRFTKDIGRVDKDMGGQHEASALRDELDMLQEEHDVIIDKLRAVEEKREEAEARARELEKQVASLGEGVSLEAKLLSRKEAAIRQREAALKAAQQSRDGRDVEVSNLRAELEHLKEETAGAMDQLREAESEAKALRTMTQRMVLTHEEMEEVVLKRCWLSRYWGLAVQHGICADIAGSKHEHWSSFAPLPFEVVISAGQKAREDSWHGGDDDSDRRKLVRDINDLTGEGNIESMLSVEMGLREMASLKVEDAVALSLAQQRRPNLVRQSIPDPKSPGDSKFMEGFELSLEEAEDVSFKEAWLTYFWRRAKVHGVEEDIAEDRLHFWISRSATSPTSHDAVDVERGLTELRKLGIEQQLWEASRREIDQSSSLPVQNSGEEEEDATL